The Aneurinibacillus migulanus genome contains the following window.
GTTTGTCAGTTTCCTGTCTACCAATCCCTTTATGATGTTGCACCCGCTATCGGTTGTGAAGTTTCGAAATGGGAATTAAAACAGGGGGAGGAGGGATGGACATTTGATCTCGATGAGTTGAAACGATTAATCAAACCAAATACGAAACTAATCGCTATCAATACTCCAAATAATCCCACCGGATATATGCTTAGTTTGGATGAAATGACAGCCATTGCTGAAACTGCCAGAGAGAATCATATCCATGTATTTTGTGATGAGGTATACAAAGGTCTTGAATTTGATGGCAATCGTTTGCCCTGGTTTGCTGATATTTATGAGAATGCGGTTTCCTTAGGCGTAATGTCCAAGGCATATGGATTGTCAGGCTTACGAATTGGTTGGATTGGTACACAAAATAAGGAGATCTATGACAAGATGGTTCGTTTTAAACATTATACATCCATCTGCAGTAGTGCTCCAGGCGAGTTTTTGGCGTTGATTGCGCTGCGGAACAGTGACAAGATCTTGCAACGCAATCTTAATATAATTAAGGAAAATCTGGTGATTGCCGACCGTTTTTTTGCAACGTATGCGCACTTGTTTACTAATAATAAGCCGAAATCGGGCCCAATTGCTTTTCATAAAATCAAGATTGAACAGCCTGTTGAACGCTTTTGCGAAGATTTGATTGCAAAGAAAGGCGTTCTTCTATTGCCGGCAAGTATTTATGATTATCCGGAAAGCT
Protein-coding sequences here:
- a CDS encoding aminotransferase class I/II-fold pyridoxal phosphate-dependent enzyme; its protein translation is MKLNDFKLEVYFNKYEFTAPYLLTQSDCESMTIEDLLNFESDAEEKFKKSWLGYTEVPGNPELREEIAKLYANVTADGILVHAGAQEAIFNYMNVLLESGDHVVCQFPVYQSLYDVAPAIGCEVSKWELKQGEEGWTFDLDELKRLIKPNTKLIAINTPNNPTGYMLSLDEMTAIAETARENHIHVFCDEVYKGLEFDGNRLPWFADIYENAVSLGVMSKAYGLSGLRIGWIGTQNKEIYDKMVRFKHYTSICSSAPGEFLALIALRNSDKILQRNLNIIKENLVIADRFFATYAHLFTNNKPKSGPIAFHKIKIEQPVERFCEDLIAKKGVLLLPASIYDYPESYIRMGYGRRNFPECLTKFEEYLIENISSAKG